A stretch of the Deltaproteobacteria bacterium genome encodes the following:
- the rfbD gene encoding dTDP-4-dehydrorhamnose reductase, whose amino-acid sequence MKILICGAGGQLGSDCAKVLQGAHEVFALSSKELDITDPPDVDRITGHLTPEIILNCAAYTNVDACETERGPAWKVNVEGPKNLASWAAKYGGLLIHISSDYVFDGRKEPPEPYVEDDEPNPLSYYGRTKLEGEAAVMQAAGQYIILRTAWLYGMHGRNFLKTILRSVLRDPDRKLKVVNDQFGSPTWSYRLALQIAELIKKNGRGTYHATAEGHCTWYELAGHFLAEMGIGHSLIPCTSDEYPTPAIRPGNSILENKRLKKAGINLMRDWFHDVDQFVSMFREQLIDEAIEAGL is encoded by the coding sequence ATGAAAATACTTATATGTGGAGCTGGCGGACAATTGGGCAGTGATTGCGCAAAAGTTCTTCAGGGAGCGCACGAAGTCTTTGCCTTAAGCTCAAAGGAACTGGATATCACTGACCCTCCGGATGTGGACAGAATAACAGGACATCTCACTCCTGAGATAATACTCAACTGCGCTGCATACACCAATGTGGATGCCTGTGAGACAGAGAGAGGACCTGCCTGGAAGGTCAATGTTGAAGGGCCGAAAAACCTGGCATCCTGGGCCGCAAAATATGGCGGTCTATTGATCCATATCTCCTCTGATTATGTTTTTGATGGCCGGAAGGAGCCGCCGGAGCCCTATGTGGAAGACGATGAACCGAATCCTCTTTCCTATTATGGCAGGACCAAGCTTGAAGGTGAGGCGGCAGTGATGCAGGCGGCCGGACAATACATAATATTACGGACAGCCTGGCTGTATGGCATGCATGGCCGGAACTTCCTTAAGACCATCCTCAGGTCGGTCCTTCGCGACCCTGACAGGAAGTTGAAGGTCGTGAACGACCAGTTTGGTTCACCTACGTGGTCCTACCGGCTGGCACTTCAGATCGCCGAACTCATAAAAAAGAACGGCCGGGGAACCTATCATGCCACTGCTGAAGGACATTGTACATGGTATGAACTGGCCGGTCATTTTCTTGCAGAAATGGGAATCGGGCACTCACTGATCCCATGTACGAGTGATGAATATCCCACTCCTGCAATAAGACCGGGAAATTCAATCCTGGAAAACAAACGGCTCAAAAAAGCGGGCATAAATCTGATGAGAGACTGGTTTCATGATGTGGATCAATTCGTTTCCATGTTCCGTGAACAACTGATAGACGAGGCTATAGAGGCGGGGCTGTGA
- a CDS encoding arginine--tRNA ligase — MLRNRIQEAVEKAYREGVAEGTFPDVSVSASHQVVSPKQEVHGDFASNLALITASRTKMSPRDLAGCLAKTLRFNPLFDKVEVAGPGFLNFFIATTWWQENLRAIWEAGDSYGESDAGNGRMVLLEFVSANPTGPLHVGHGRGAAVGDSLARVLKAAGFSVEREYYINDMGNQMRTLGASVYLRYLEHFGHEVEFPEEYYQGDYIRDIALSIALEEGDRYLDMPQESCLIFFIDKAVEIIASGIRKDLEEFRVHYDNWFSEKTLHESGLVDRTISELRDKGCIFEEEGALWFRSAALGDEKDRVVKRSNGALTYFASDIAYHRHKLERGYDLLVDIWGADHHGYVARVKAAIRALGYQEDKLQVLLVQLVNLLEGGKIKAMSTRKGDFVTLRELLDDVGSDAARFIFLTRRCDSHLDFDLDLARSQSQENPVYYVQYAHARLSSVFRNAIEQGISLAGPKDVDVSLLNTTEDIKLLKQLSAFPCLVADSALALEPYRVSYYLTELAGQLHGYYTRHRFIADDPDLTQARLLMADVTRRVLRKGLGLLGVSAPEKM, encoded by the coding sequence GTGTTACGCAACAGGATACAGGAGGCTGTAGAGAAGGCCTATAGAGAAGGTGTTGCCGAAGGGACGTTTCCTGATGTGTCCGTATCGGCATCACATCAAGTTGTATCTCCAAAACAGGAAGTCCATGGCGATTTCGCCAGCAATTTGGCCCTGATTACCGCCTCCAGGACCAAGATGTCACCGAGGGACCTAGCCGGTTGTCTGGCCAAAACATTAAGGTTCAATCCCCTGTTTGACAAGGTCGAAGTGGCGGGGCCGGGCTTTCTCAATTTTTTTATAGCCACTACCTGGTGGCAGGAGAACCTGCGTGCCATTTGGGAGGCAGGAGATTCTTACGGCGAGTCCGATGCCGGTAACGGCCGGATGGTACTGTTGGAGTTTGTAAGCGCCAACCCGACAGGGCCGCTGCATGTAGGCCACGGTAGAGGTGCAGCCGTTGGCGATTCCCTCGCGAGGGTCTTGAAGGCCGCTGGTTTCAGTGTGGAAAGGGAGTATTACATCAACGACATGGGAAATCAGATGAGGACCCTTGGGGCCTCTGTTTACTTACGATATTTGGAACATTTTGGGCATGAGGTGGAATTTCCCGAAGAATATTATCAGGGGGACTATATCCGTGATATTGCCTTAAGTATTGCCCTGGAAGAAGGGGATAGATACCTGGATATGCCCCAGGAGTCCTGCCTGATATTTTTTATTGATAAAGCCGTAGAGATCATAGCCTCCGGCATACGCAAAGATCTTGAGGAGTTCAGGGTCCACTATGACAACTGGTTTAGTGAGAAAACCCTTCATGAAAGCGGGCTGGTTGACAGAACCATCTCGGAGTTACGGGATAAAGGCTGCATATTCGAGGAAGAAGGGGCATTGTGGTTCAGGTCCGCTGCCCTTGGAGATGAAAAAGACAGGGTAGTAAAACGTTCGAATGGAGCTCTTACCTATTTTGCCTCAGACATAGCATACCACAGACATAAGCTGGAGAGGGGATACGATCTTCTGGTTGACATCTGGGGTGCTGATCACCATGGATACGTGGCAAGGGTGAAGGCGGCAATAAGGGCCTTGGGTTATCAGGAAGATAAGTTGCAGGTTCTGCTCGTACAGCTTGTCAATCTTCTGGAAGGGGGAAAGATTAAGGCCATGTCAACCAGGAAAGGCGATTTTGTGACCTTACGGGAATTGCTGGATGACGTGGGCAGCGATGCTGCCCGGTTCATATTTTTGACCCGCAGATGTGACAGCCATTTGGACTTTGACCTGGATCTTGCCAGGAGCCAGAGCCAGGAAAACCCCGTTTATTATGTACAGTATGCCCATGCCAGGCTTTCAAGCGTTTTCAGGAATGCGATAGAGCAGGGCATTTCTCTCGCAGGGCCGAAGGATGTTGATGTCTCACTGCTAAACACCACGGAGGATATCAAGCTTTTGAAGCAACTGAGTGCATTCCCTTGCCTTGTGGCTGACAGCGCCCTTGCCCTTGAGCCGTATCGCGTCAGTTATTATCTTACAGAATTGGCGGGTCAACTGCATGGCTATTATACGCGACATCGATTTATCGCCGATGATCCGGATCTGACTCAGGCCAGGCTCCTCATGGCAGATGTGACAAGAAGGGTGCTTCGCAAGGGCCTGGGGTTACTGGGGGTATCAGCTCCTGAAAAAATGTAA
- a CDS encoding preprotein translocase subunit SecA, whose translation MFVNLVTKVIGTKHDREIKKLQPIVDHINSLESEIKALSDAELKAKTPEFKGRLERGESLDELLPEAFAVTREAARRVLGLRPFDVQLMGGIVLHQGKIAEMKTGEGKTLVATMPVYLNALTGRGVHVVTVNDYLATRDSEWMGQVYRFLGLDVGVIVHGLEDAERKAAYGADVTYGTNNEFGFDYLRDNMKYSLEDMVQREFHYAIVDEVDSILIDEARTPLIISGPSEDSTDLYYRVNQIVPYLKKDIHYSVDEKARAATLTEEGVAKCEELLKVKNLYDPVQAELLHHVQQALKAHALFKRDVDYLVKDGQVVIVDEFTGRLMPGRRYSEGLHQALEAKEGVKIESENQTLASITFQNFFRMYEKLAGMTGTAETEAAEFQKIYNLDVVVIPTHMPMIRKDYPDVVFRTEKEKFEAAVKEIKSLHDQGRPVLVGSSSVDNSERLSKMLKRLGIKHEVLNAKHHEREAEIVAHAGERGRITIATNMAGRGTDIVLGEGVADMGGLHILSIERHESRRIDNQLRGRSGRQGDLGSSRFYLSLEDDLLRIFGSDRISGIMNKLGMNEGEPIEHSMLSKAIENAQRKVEAHNFEIRKHLLDYDDVMNKQREVIYSQRRQILAGKDLREEVYGFIDDICADLVDTYTEEKGPSEGWDWKALEKRLLRQFSVHLDISQEEREDLDQAGLEERIAGTLREAYDDQVTLFGDEEMARVEKFIVLQTLDNLWKDHLLNMDHLREGIGLRGYGQKDPLQEYRREGYEMFMAMIQRFKEEAVSLLLRIRPMRESEAEELEARRRQQQQRMSYGRGDGDEKPKTVRRKGKKVGRNDPCPCGSGKKYKKCCGRK comes from the coding sequence ATGTTTGTAAATTTAGTTACAAAGGTAATTGGCACCAAACACGACAGGGAGATCAAGAAGCTACAGCCCATTGTAGATCATATAAATTCTCTCGAGTCAGAGATAAAGGCATTGTCTGACGCAGAACTCAAGGCAAAGACCCCTGAATTTAAGGGGCGGCTTGAAAGGGGAGAATCTCTGGATGAATTGCTCCCTGAGGCCTTTGCAGTGACACGGGAGGCAGCTCGCAGGGTGTTGGGGCTCAGGCCCTTTGACGTACAGCTTATGGGCGGGATAGTGCTTCATCAGGGCAAAATCGCCGAGATGAAGACCGGCGAAGGAAAGACCCTGGTGGCCACGATGCCGGTTTACCTGAATGCACTTACCGGCCGCGGGGTCCATGTAGTCACTGTCAATGATTATCTGGCAACCCGCGACTCTGAATGGATGGGTCAGGTGTATCGCTTTCTCGGCCTGGATGTCGGGGTAATAGTTCACGGCCTTGAGGATGCAGAGCGCAAGGCAGCCTATGGAGCCGATGTGACCTACGGTACCAATAACGAGTTCGGATTCGACTACCTCAGAGACAATATGAAGTACTCCCTTGAAGACATGGTCCAGAGGGAATTTCACTATGCCATAGTAGACGAGGTGGACAGCATACTTATTGATGAGGCCCGGACGCCGCTGATTATCTCAGGCCCTTCCGAAGACTCTACGGATCTTTACTACAGGGTCAATCAGATCGTCCCGTACCTGAAAAAGGATATCCATTATTCAGTGGATGAAAAGGCCAGGGCCGCCACTCTTACTGAAGAGGGTGTGGCAAAGTGTGAAGAGCTTTTGAAAGTGAAAAACCTCTATGATCCGGTCCAGGCCGAACTCCTTCACCACGTGCAGCAGGCCCTCAAGGCCCATGCCCTGTTCAAGAGGGATGTGGACTATCTGGTCAAAGACGGGCAGGTGGTGATAGTTGACGAGTTTACAGGCCGCCTTATGCCTGGAAGACGCTACAGCGAGGGGCTGCACCAGGCCCTTGAGGCCAAGGAGGGCGTAAAGATCGAGAGTGAGAACCAGACCCTTGCCTCCATAACCTTTCAGAACTTTTTCCGCATGTATGAAAAGCTCGCTGGAATGACGGGTACCGCCGAGACGGAGGCAGCCGAGTTCCAGAAGATTTACAACCTGGATGTCGTGGTAATCCCCACACACATGCCGATGATCCGCAAGGACTATCCGGATGTGGTCTTCAGGACAGAGAAGGAAAAATTCGAGGCCGCGGTCAAGGAAATTAAATCCCTTCATGATCAGGGCCGGCCTGTCCTGGTGGGTAGCTCCAGCGTGGACAATTCAGAGCGGCTCTCAAAGATGCTGAAGCGCCTGGGAATCAAGCATGAAGTCCTGAACGCAAAGCACCACGAGAGGGAGGCGGAAATCGTGGCCCATGCCGGGGAAAGAGGCCGGATTACCATTGCCACCAACATGGCAGGCCGGGGGACAGACATAGTCCTGGGCGAAGGAGTGGCCGATATGGGCGGGCTGCATATTCTCAGTATCGAGCGCCACGAGTCAAGGCGGATAGACAATCAGCTCAGGGGCAGGTCCGGCCGCCAGGGCGATCTTGGTTCCTCCAGGTTTTATCTGTCTCTGGAGGATGACCTCCTGCGCATCTTCGGATCAGATCGTATCTCCGGGATCATGAACAAGCTCGGCATGAATGAAGGAGAGCCTATCGAACATTCCATGCTGAGCAAGGCCATAGAGAACGCTCAGCGAAAGGTTGAAGCACACAACTTTGAGATCAGAAAGCACCTCCTTGACTACGATGACGTGATGAACAAGCAGAGAGAGGTGATCTACAGCCAGCGGAGGCAGATACTTGCCGGCAAAGATCTCAGGGAGGAAGTTTACGGTTTTATTGATGATATCTGTGCGGATCTGGTGGATACCTATACTGAGGAAAAAGGCCCTTCGGAGGGATGGGATTGGAAGGCCCTGGAGAAACGTCTTCTTCGCCAGTTTTCTGTTCATCTGGATATTTCTCAGGAAGAAAGAGAGGATCTTGATCAGGCGGGGCTGGAAGAGAGAATAGCCGGGACATTAAGAGAGGCCTATGATGACCAGGTAACCCTGTTCGGAGATGAAGAGATGGCCCGGGTGGAGAAATTCATAGTTCTCCAGACCCTGGACAACTTGTGGAAGGATCATCTCCTTAATATGGACCACTTAAGAGAAGGCATAGGGCTGAGGGGTTACGGGCAGAAGGACCCGCTTCAGGAATACAGGCGCGAGGGCTATGAAATGTTCATGGCCATGATCCAGCGCTTCAAAGAAGAGGCCGTAAGTCTCCTGCTCCGGATTCGTCCCATGCGGGAAAGTGAAGCTGAAGAGCTGGAAGCCCGGCGCAGACAGCAACAGCAGCGCATGAGCTACGGCCGCGGAGACGGCGATGAAAAGCCGAAGACTGTCAGGCGCAAAGGGAAAAAAGTGGGACGCAATGACCCATGTCCCTGCGGCAGCGGCAAGAAATATAAGAAATGTTGCGGAAGGAAATGA
- a CDS encoding fumarate hydratase produces the protein MSLTQREVSSIVSRLVQAANRELPQDVESALLVAREKEESQNGRLALDIIVENARLARQTGLPICQDTGIDVVFVKIGQEVNIEGDLAGAVNEGIALGTAEGRLRCSVCDPVTRENTGDNTPAVVHIEPVAGNTLEISVLPKGCGSENMSTVTMLPPSAGKDGIVRAVADQILRAGPNPCPPGIIGIGIGGTMEKAALLAKKALLRPVGSKNSRDDVARLEDRIFVQVNGLGIGPLGLGGSVTSLGVAVEIYPCHIASLPLAINIQCHAARHCTARWKNGSWLMVQPHLSFENDVRHPTAFKDRAFRIDLPFSESVIAGLRAGDWVLLNGFVYTGRDQTHRRLVEMLDSGVSLPMDLKDQLIYYVGPCPAPQGRPVGSAGPTTSYRMDAYTPRILDEGVLATMGKGKRSPEVRAAMKERGAVYFAAIGGAGAYLANCIESCELIAFPELGPEALYRMKVKDFPAIVINDVTGADFYEIAIKQHK, from the coding sequence ATGAGCTTAACGCAACGAGAAGTTTCTTCAATAGTAAGCAGGCTGGTACAGGCCGCAAATCGCGAACTGCCACAGGATGTCGAGTCAGCCCTCCTTGTTGCGAGGGAGAAGGAGGAGTCACAAAACGGCAGGCTGGCACTGGATATTATAGTAGAGAACGCAAGGCTTGCCAGGCAGACCGGTCTCCCGATATGTCAGGATACAGGCATTGATGTTGTGTTTGTGAAAATAGGCCAGGAGGTCAATATTGAAGGAGATCTGGCCGGGGCGGTAAATGAGGGGATTGCCCTGGGTACAGCAGAGGGCCGCCTGAGATGCTCTGTTTGCGATCCTGTTACCAGGGAAAACACGGGGGACAACACCCCTGCAGTCGTCCACATTGAGCCGGTGGCCGGTAATACCTTAGAAATTTCTGTACTGCCAAAAGGCTGCGGAAGCGAAAATATGAGTACAGTGACGATGCTTCCGCCTTCGGCAGGTAAGGATGGCATTGTAAGAGCGGTAGCGGATCAGATACTAAGGGCCGGACCGAACCCCTGTCCTCCGGGGATAATAGGCATAGGTATTGGCGGAACAATGGAGAAGGCTGCGCTGCTTGCCAAAAAGGCTTTGTTGAGACCTGTGGGCTCAAAAAATTCAAGGGATGATGTGGCAAGGCTGGAGGACCGGATCTTTGTTCAGGTAAACGGCCTTGGGATTGGTCCCTTGGGACTCGGCGGGTCTGTTACGTCACTTGGTGTGGCAGTGGAGATTTATCCCTGTCATATAGCAAGCCTCCCCTTGGCAATAAACATCCAGTGTCACGCTGCCAGGCATTGCACGGCAAGGTGGAAGAATGGCTCTTGGCTGATGGTCCAGCCCCACTTGTCCTTTGAAAATGATGTCCGGCATCCCACGGCCTTCAAGGACAGGGCTTTTCGCATAGACCTGCCGTTCTCAGAATCGGTTATAGCGGGTCTTCGGGCCGGTGACTGGGTGTTGCTCAACGGTTTTGTCTATACGGGGCGGGACCAGACCCATCGTCGCTTGGTGGAAATGTTAGACAGTGGTGTCTCCCTTCCTATGGACCTCAAGGATCAGTTAATATACTATGTCGGTCCCTGCCCGGCCCCGCAAGGGAGGCCGGTGGGCTCTGCAGGACCCACCACCAGTTACCGAATGGATGCCTATACACCCCGCATACTGGATGAAGGAGTGCTTGCCACAATGGGGAAGGGAAAGCGCTCTCCAGAGGTAAGGGCTGCCATGAAAGAGCGCGGGGCCGTGTATTTTGCCGCAATAGGGGGTGCCGGAGCCTATCTGGCGAACTGTATAGAGTCCTGCGAGCTGATCGCGTTTCCGGAGTTGGGTCCTGAGGCCCTGTACCGGATGAAGGTCAAGGACTTTCCGGCCATTGTGATCAATGACGTAACGGGTGCGGACTTCTATGAGATCGCAATCAAACAACATAAATGA
- a CDS encoding ornithine acetyltransferase, with protein sequence MTCLVHGFEGSAVSAGIRYQGRLDLGLIASDEPAVLAAVFTRNEVKAAHVLAGLDRLSRGEPYVRAVVVNSGNANACTGNEGVAHVHEICSLVAREMGINSDDVMVSSTGVIGQSLPMGRIGDAVPSLVKGLSENGLEAVADAILTTDTVRKTAVRCIDIEGVGVTVAGMAKGAGMIGPDMGPPRATMLSFVLSDARVDPAWWQGALERSVSDTFNRISIDGDTSTNDTVMALANGLAGNMEINDTRYGESFEAILRDLLQDLARQIVRDGEGVTKCVTLVVRGARTRGEADRIARTIAGSPLVKTAFFGEDSNWGRILAAAGRAGFPLDQGLISLAFDDIEIVRMGTGAGKEAEDLAKKVMAAGEFTVVLDLGLGQEEARILTGDLSIDYVRINANYRT encoded by the coding sequence ATGACCTGTTTGGTCCATGGTTTTGAGGGTTCGGCCGTTTCAGCCGGTATCAGGTATCAGGGACGCCTTGATCTGGGCCTGATAGCCTCTGATGAGCCTGCGGTATTGGCGGCCGTATTTACCAGAAACGAGGTAAAGGCCGCCCATGTCCTTGCAGGGCTTGATCGTCTCAGCAGGGGCGAGCCTTATGTCAGGGCCGTTGTTGTAAACAGCGGCAATGCAAATGCCTGCACAGGAAATGAGGGCGTGGCCCATGTCCACGAGATCTGCTCTCTGGTGGCCAGGGAAATGGGTATCAACTCTGATGATGTAATGGTCTCTTCAACAGGTGTAATCGGCCAGTCTCTCCCCATGGGACGGATAGGAGATGCCGTACCGTCACTCGTGAAAGGTCTTTCTGAAAATGGGCTTGAAGCTGTGGCAGACGCCATTCTCACTACGGACACGGTTCGGAAGACAGCCGTCAGGTGCATTGATATTGAAGGTGTAGGGGTGACTGTTGCCGGCATGGCAAAGGGCGCCGGAATGATAGGCCCCGATATGGGTCCTCCCCGGGCCACCATGCTCTCCTTCGTCCTGTCAGACGCAAGGGTGGATCCGGCCTGGTGGCAGGGTGCGCTTGAGAGGAGCGTATCAGACACTTTTAACCGGATCTCCATAGACGGGGATACCAGCACGAATGACACCGTTATGGCCCTGGCCAACGGTCTTGCCGGAAACATGGAGATCAACGATACCCGATACGGAGAGTCCTTTGAAGCTATACTCAGAGACTTGCTGCAGGACCTGGCCCGGCAGATTGTCAGGGACGGCGAAGGTGTGACCAAGTGTGTAACCCTTGTCGTAAGGGGAGCGAGGACCAGAGGCGAGGCGGACAGGATAGCCCGGACTATTGCCGGATCTCCACTCGTGAAGACGGCCTTTTTCGGTGAAGACTCTAACTGGGGTCGCATACTTGCTGCAGCAGGCCGGGCAGGTTTCCCCCTGGACCAGGGGCTGATCAGTCTGGCCTTTGATGACATCGAGATCGTGAGAATGGGTACGGGTGCCGGCAAGGAGGCCGAGGACCTGGCCAAGAAGGTCATGGCTGCCGGAGAGTTCACGGTTGTTTTGGACCTGGGCCTTGGGCAGGAAGAGGCCCGTATTCTGACCGGCGACCTTTCAATTGACTACGTGCGGATCAACGCCAATTATCGCACATGA
- a CDS encoding DUF368 domain-containing protein: protein MKGRIRSHRSFKAYLVLAIKGFCMGASDVVPGVSGGTMAFILGIYKELIESIRSFDLVFLKLLFSLKLRDALNHVSWRFLMAVGIGIFTAVFSLARILSWLLQNRPILIWSFFFGLIVASLFTVSRYLDRRTPSIFAWAGLGAACTYCLVGMVPASTPDTPWFLFMSGAIAICAMILPGISGAFILVLMGKYHYVLEAVNNRDFLTLFIVAAGAGVGLISFIRFLNWLLNKYYNFTIAVLTGFMLGSLRKIWPWKKSLQGMTDNHGNAQRVNILPSQWSMEVMLALCLVVLGFLIVFFMDFLAEKRKRSTIAKEREWLRLKC, encoded by the coding sequence ATGAAAGGCCGGATCCGATCTCATCGATCATTCAAAGCTTACCTTGTATTAGCAATAAAGGGCTTTTGCATGGGTGCCTCGGATGTGGTTCCCGGGGTTTCGGGCGGAACCATGGCATTCATCCTTGGGATTTACAAGGAATTGATCGAGTCTATCAGGTCTTTTGATCTGGTTTTTTTAAAATTGCTTTTTTCCCTGAAGTTGAGGGATGCCCTGAATCATGTCTCATGGCGGTTTCTCATGGCGGTCGGCATCGGTATTTTTACAGCCGTCTTCAGTCTTGCCAGGATCCTGAGCTGGCTTCTTCAGAACCGTCCGATACTGATATGGTCCTTTTTCTTTGGTCTGATAGTTGCCTCTCTATTTACCGTAAGCCGTTATCTTGACAGACGGACTCCATCCATTTTTGCCTGGGCGGGATTGGGAGCGGCCTGTACTTACTGCCTGGTCGGCATGGTACCCGCATCTACTCCGGATACCCCGTGGTTCTTGTTTATGAGCGGGGCTATTGCTATATGTGCAATGATACTTCCCGGGATATCCGGGGCATTTATCCTCGTACTTATGGGTAAATATCATTATGTGCTTGAAGCCGTGAATAACCGTGATTTTTTGACACTTTTCATAGTGGCTGCCGGAGCCGGAGTAGGATTAATTTCATTCATTCGTTTTCTTAACTGGCTCTTAAATAAATACTATAATTTTACTATAGCCGTATTAACCGGCTTTATGCTGGGTTCATTGAGGAAGATCTGGCCCTGGAAAAAATCCTTGCAGGGCATGACAGACAACCATGGAAATGCCCAGCGGGTCAATATCTTGCCGTCTCAATGGAGTATGGAAGTAATGCTGGCTCTTTGTCTGGTTGTCCTCGGCTTCTTGATCGTCTTTTTTATGGATTTTCTGGCTGAAAAAAGAAAGCGCTCCACGATTGCCAAGGAGCGTGAATGGTTACGGTTGAAATGTTAG
- a CDS encoding methionine aminopeptidase, with translation MLKNRTNKKVGRNDPCPCGSGLKYKKCCLLKKGPKHRDLKNLYLQKYGIRLKEKEDIEGIRKTGQLVLKILQLVKDEIRPGITTDDINTLVHEFTLKNNAVSAPLNYRGFPKSVCVSVNEVVCHGIPGKRVLRDGDIVNVDVTPILNGYYADANRTFFVGSPGSQARKIVKVARKSLKVGMSMVRPGNTIGDIGWAIQKYAEGEGCSVVREFVGHGVGFEFHEPPEVPHYGLRGKGIVLVPGMVFTIEPMINLGRRNILILEDNWTVVTEDGSLSAQFEQTLVVTENGYKSLTPFDL, from the coding sequence ATACTTAAAAACAGGACCAACAAAAAAGTGGGGCGGAATGATCCATGCCCTTGTGGAAGCGGCCTGAAATATAAAAAATGTTGTCTTCTCAAGAAAGGCCCGAAACACCGTGATCTCAAAAATCTGTATTTACAGAAATACGGAATTCGGCTCAAGGAAAAGGAGGATATCGAAGGCATCAGAAAGACCGGACAACTGGTGCTGAAGATTCTGCAATTGGTGAAGGATGAGATCAGGCCCGGAATAACCACCGATGATATTAACACCCTGGTCCATGAATTCACCTTAAAAAATAATGCCGTCTCCGCGCCTCTTAATTACAGGGGTTTCCCCAAAAGCGTCTGTGTTTCCGTAAATGAGGTTGTCTGCCACGGAATCCCCGGTAAACGGGTCCTAAGAGACGGGGATATCGTGAATGTGGACGTAACTCCCATCTTGAACGGATATTATGCCGATGCAAACCGGACTTTTTTCGTGGGATCACCCGGTTCCCAGGCCCGGAAAATTGTCAAGGTTGCCCGCAAGAGTCTGAAGGTCGGCATGTCAATGGTTCGTCCTGGGAATACAATAGGAGATATAGGCTGGGCCATTCAAAAATATGCTGAAGGGGAAGGGTGCTCGGTGGTCAGGGAATTTGTTGGCCATGGCGTTGGGTTTGAATTCCATGAACCTCCTGAGGTCCCCCATTACGGCCTAAGAGGGAAAGGTATAGTCCTGGTCCCAGGTATGGTCTTTACAATTGAACCTATGATAAATCTGGGAAGAAGAAATATTTTGATATTGGAAGATAACTGGACGGTAGTAACCGAGGACGGATCGCTTTCTGCTCAATTTGAACAGACACTCGTTGTTACTGAAAACGGTTATAAGAGCCTGACACCTTTTGATCTGTGA
- a CDS encoding GNAT family N-acetyltransferase, with the protein MIRKAKISDARSIHVLVTHFADQGLLLPRSLSEIYDHLRDYTVMEASDNNIVGCVALNICWEDLAEVKSLAVREDYQEQGIGRRLVEHCLSEAIALGVYRVFTLTYQPKFFEKLGFILVDKSLLPHKIWADCIRCPKFPDCDEIALLVEL; encoded by the coding sequence ATGATACGGAAGGCCAAGATATCTGATGCAAGGTCCATTCATGTCTTAGTGACACACTTCGCAGACCAGGGCCTGCTGTTGCCGCGCTCTCTCAGTGAGATATATGATCATCTGCGGGATTATACCGTAATGGAGGCGTCCGATAACAATATCGTGGGTTGCGTGGCCCTCAATATATGTTGGGAAGATCTGGCCGAGGTGAAGTCTTTGGCAGTGCGCGAAGACTACCAGGAACAGGGCATCGGCAGGCGGCTTGTGGAACATTGTCTTTCAGAGGCGATTGCTCTTGGTGTTTACCGGGTCTTTACCCTCACGTATCAACCAAAATTCTTTGAGAAATTGGGGTTCATATTGGTGGATAAGAGTTTACTTCCCCACAAGATCTGGGCAGACTGTATAAGGTGCCCGAAATTCCCGGACTGTGACGAAATAGCACTGCTGGTGGAGCTGTGA